CCAGTTCTGTGGAATAttggaaaactaaaactgaagctGGGCAAAAGCGAAATTGGTCTATAAGGAAGGCAGATGCATGGCGAGGTTAGTttctactaaaaaaaacaaaagaattgcTTTggttttttataacattttgtaTGGATACGGCTCAGTTGGGtccttgaaaatattttctctttttttttttgtacagtttttcaAACACCAGCAAAAGCTTCTGCTGAATCCTCCACCATAACATCTGTAAGTGATCCgggtaaaaatgttgctgaacTTCGCCATGTGGATGATAACAGCTTCAAGACTTTAACAACAGCAATTAACAAGAACAGACCGACTAAAGGAGCCACATCTGAAAGCAAGAACAAAGAGGTAATGGTGGCTTTATTTATACTTTCAAAATAAGTCTTGATTTTCCATCAAGTGTTAAAGATGGTTCATAAATACTTTTACTCAGAACTTAACTATGACGCTGTTAAACTCAGTTAAGTTGCTCTTTAATCagggaaaattattttttaacagttttatttttgttttgcagagcaCTACTGTAAGCATGACAACTCCTGAggatgcaaaacagaaaaacccacCACATGCAAAAGTAAATGtacgtttttttcccctccctgtTTTAGTCTGTTTTGTACATAAGAACAATATCTTTCTTGCATTTTGATTACAAAATTTacataaatagttttaaagtcTAACTGACATTTTATCTCCACCCAGGACAAAACTATTAATTCTTTAGGAGAATTTGGTGAGCTTGACTTTTACTCTGGAGATTTTGTAACAGTTGATGAAATTAATGAAGACGTTGAAGACATGGTTGTAGAAGTTCACCCTTCCTCATCTAAGCCAACATCCAGAGAGACAAAAGACGAGCAGAGTTCAGCTTCCAGAAAGACGTCAACAAAGTCAGCCTCTTCCTCATTTAAGTCTTCAAAAGGCAACTCATCCTCTCAATCGACATCTTCATCAGCAGACAACCAAAAGAGCGTTCATGAGTTCAAGAAATCTCAAACCAAAACTACTTCTGCCAAGGGAACTAAAAGTTCCTCCTCACTTTCAAAGTCTGTGAAAACTCCACCTTCCTTTGGTCAGAAATTTCAGTCAAACCAGAGTAAGCGTCCCGTTAGGTCATCAAAACCCTCATCCTCGGGCGGAAGTGTCTGTTCACCGGTGGCAGCCACTAAATCATCTGTAAAAACTCAGTCAGTGcataaaaaggatttaaaacCTGCACAGGGTGCAGTGGCAAAGTCTGACCACCAGGTGTCAGCAGAGAGCTGTtctgcaataaaagatgaatcCATCAACGAGATGAAGAAAACCCAAGCAAAGGgtaagaaaaatggaaaaagcacAGAGGAGAAGACggacaatgaaaataaacaagtcCTTGATTCAATCAATGAAAAATctgatgaacagaaaaacaaggagAACCAAGACAGAAGAACAGAAATTCAAATACCTGGATCTGAGCAAGACCATGTCATTCAGCAGGGAGCTGATAATGACAACGGTCGATCAGATGAGTGCCAGAAAATGGAAGTAGATGAGTCTACCAAGCTGCAAGACGGTGCACTTAAAGATCAGGCCGCTACAGCTGATGATGGAGAAGAAGTTCCCACAATGACGCAGGTTTCTGAAAATGATGAGACTAAAGAAGCCCAGACTTCTGACGGATCATCGGTCAGAGATACATCAGATAAAAACCAAGTGACAAGTGAAGAAACCAACCAGACTCCAAATAGCAGtggtgtaaaacaaaaagatgacaTCCTTTTATCAGAGAGAGTCTGTGAAACCTCCAAAGAGGTTGGTCAAACCTCTAATGAAGAAGACCACAATGGCAGCAAAGACACTTTGAAAGACCTGAAACTTGTAGTTTCCACTGACCTACTGTCTAAAGCAGATGATGAACCTGCAGATGAAGAGTCTTACGAGGTCATAGATTCATTGGACGATCCACCAACAATAATTCAGACGGAATCAGAACAAGCAGCAAGAGATAGTAAAATCGTCTCTAGAGATCTCAAACCAACTAGACAAGGTCAGTCAAAAAGCAAAACCTCTGAAGGTGAAAATGAACAATCACCAAAGGAACAGGACAAAACAAAGCTTCCAGTACGAACAAAAGACAGCaagacagaaaaagaggaagagagtcTTAAGGATTTAGAGGAAATGGTCTATGAAGTTGTAGACTCTGTTGAAGACGATTCTGTTAAAGAGCCCTCAACCACAGGGAGTTGTAGTAGGAGACGAACAccaagaggaaacaaaaaagatgAGAAGACATCAACCCCTGTAGAAGAACCTAAAAAATCTGACCGCAAAGAAGAGGACGTGTTCACAGTTTTAGACTCTGTGGAAAAGGAAAGTCCCAGTGACAAACCAGTGGTGACGAGATCGGctagaggaagaaaacaaaacgcaGCAAAGAAAGTTGAACAAAATACTAAAACGAAGCAAGACAAGATCCCCACAAGAAGACGACACACACCAGTCAGAGATTCAAAGGAAAAAGATGGTGAGAAAACTCCAAATAAAGATGTTCCTCTAAAGGAAAGTGCACCAACAAAGACGAGTGACACTGGGGAGGCGGACGCTACTCATCAGGAACTGGACAATGTTGAGTATGACCAACCAACTACACAGAAACCAAGAAGAGGAAGACCAAAGAGGGACAGTAAAACTAGTAAAAaaacagtggaagaaaaagaagagccTGTTTATCAGATTGTAGATTCTCTAGAACAagatcaagaaaaaaacaagactgtAGGATCCAGTCTGCAGAAAGAACGTGAGACAAATGACAATACAGTTTCCTCACAGATAAAAGATCCACAGCAAGCTACTGGAGGGGAGGATGATGAAACAGGGGTCGCTAAAGAGGATCaacctgaagaaaaacagaggagTACATCAAAAATAGACTttaagaaagaagagaagaggaaagaGTTACCAAAGACGAATAATGCAACATCAACAGATGTTTTATTGAGCCTCAGCGCAGAGAAGGAGGTTGGAGCGAGTGGGAAAACGGCGAGCGATGAAACAAAGAATCATGAGGAAGACATGGAGAAGATGGAAGTCGCTACTGATGAATCAGTGATTCTACctgagagaggagagaaagacgTGTCGGATGCTGCGACTTACAACAGAGAGATCACAGAGGAAGAAACTCAGGAGGTTGTTGCTCCTAATGAGGCAGAAGAGGATCGACTAAAAAAGCAGGGAACTCAGGAGCAATCAGTGGGCCGTCTACAGGCACAGGTACAAACATAGTCAAGTTTTGattcagtaaacaaaaaaaaaaaccaaacagctcAGATGATTGCTTTAAGCTCCATTAAtccaccatgtttcattttagaatTTGTCGACTTCAGATGAAGCTGGTAAAATTGATGAGAAAGAAGATAAGGAGGAAAACGTACAAACTTCAAACTCTTCTAAACGTAAACATGACGACAACACAGGTTTGTTTTCTATAATTAATAAGCAATGATTGCGTCTTTCAAAAGGTAGTTTTGCAGGCCGTTAGTCCACATAAACAAGctggtttttggttttcataAATCACAAGTGGGGAGTATTGGCTTCTTTTCTTAACAGTGACTGATAggtttgcattaaaataaataaaagtgaattaaTGGCTTCATGGACTTTTTCAGCCACAAGATTTTAGAACGGTGAAGTAGAACTATGATTTTTATATTCTAGTTGTggtgtttcatttatttgctttattcaTTATGTCTAAAATCAGAAAACTCAAGAAATGCGAAGGACTTTAGCACAGATTTATTTGCAAAGTAGTTAATTTGAATTCTTACAGAACGAGGAAAAGTTGTAAGATGTTTTCATTCTTCTTCAGTTGTTGATAAATGGGAGAAAGAGCTCGTTGAACCCGAAGCAAAGCGATCCTGTTCTCAGTCTCCGAATGTTCCTGTGGACTTCCAGCTGCCTGCATTTAATCCCAGCAATCCTATGGGTGAgaaattcacacatttaaagaaaaaataaaaatgaaagagagaTTGAAATTCATTCAATTGAAATTCatagtcatgtttttttcccctgtttgtTTCCAGGTGAGGAATTTGTGGTTCCCAAGTCTGGATTTTTCTGCAACTTGTgctccattttttatttcaatgaaaCCACAGCCAAGAAAATCCACTGTAGCAGCCAGAAACATTACGACAACCTGCAGGTACGCACAACCaccttaataaaataaagaaaaaaaagacttataaAACTAATTATTGGCTCATTTTTGGTTTCCCATTTTCAATTTCTCAATTTCTTCTCTCTCAGAAACATTACCAGAAGGTAAAATTGAAAACTTCATGAACGACGACTCAAAGTGTCCAAGAGTCTTTCTTCCGACTGATCAATTTACAACTGCAGTTAATTTTTCTATAAGAAGTGAAACCAGAGACTTTCATTCACCCATTTTATGTGTTCATCATGAACCATGATGGCATCAGTCAGAACattttttcaatctttttcttaaatcttctggattttaattttttcgTGCTTTCTTTAGTTTTAGATGCAAACACTGACAGACATATTCTAAAGtttaagtggggaaaaaaagaatcagacaTAGTTCCTTTCCGTTCTGGGAAAGTATGGAAAAGTCTTTGTATAATGAATCTTGTTTAGCccttttttgtaaatgtaatgtcTTTCCTTCTTCTTGCCTTACTCCCTTATTTGCTCTTTTGCAACCTTCCTTCCTCTGTCGTTTTGTCTTTGGTTCTGCTGTatgttttttccttcctttcccTCCCTGTtccctatttttttcttttctttcttccattgtcatcatcttgttttttcctttcttctatGCATCCTATTTCCTGTCCATCATTCCTGTCTCCTTCTCCACATCTcctcctttttgtcttttcctggCTTCTGTACTAATTGGTACAGCAGCTACTAGCTAGTAGTAACTAGTAGCTTGTTTGAATCTAGTGCTTGTTTGATGCCTGTACCAACTGGAACCTACTAGCTAATAGTTGAAACTAGAAGTTAGTAACTACTAGCTAGTACCAACTAGCTTCAAACAAGCTAGTAGCTAGTAGTTGCATCTAGCTAGTAGCTTCAAACTAGAAACTATTACTAGAAGCTAGATGCTACTACTCGCTCCTTCTAGTAGTAGCTTGTAGCTTCTGCTAGCTACTAGCTGGTTGTGTCCAAACTCTCTCCTGTTTTTCCAAAATCCTTTCCTTGTTCTTTCCATCCTTTTTTATCTCCTTCATTTCCTTTTAGTTTCTTCAGAGGTTCTATACTTAAACCCTGTTCATTCCAGAAATGTCATCTATAAATTTATGGAGAAGTTTGTTTCATAACTTAAcctgaaaataaagaatttaaaactaagaaaaaatgtAGTTTGGAGTTTTGTGAATGATGTGTTGAAAGCCTGAACAACAGTACTGAacttaaacaattttaatatttgacagTGAATGTCTGATGtaattatgtgtttattttaagaaagTTATGGTCCCATCCATGTTTTCACATGAATTTTCAGGACTCTTGAAAACCTGCCTGATAAATGACAAGTGTTTTGATCTTGAGATAGTTTTAAGTTTAGTCTCTTCATAATGCCTTtggtttttatcagtttttatgAAAGCACATTGAAGTAGTTATTGTCGTATGATGACATTTAAGTGCTGACTgatcattaaaaacaaagtgaaaactgcTGAACTAGCTCATCACTGTAAGTCACTGTAATGACTGGAGGAAGTCATTAGTGCAAAAATCTAATATTGGGATTGTTAGTGTTACACAAAACTCTGACTGTACCTTCACTATGCTTCTACTGTAAAGCATAaagatggaaggtttgttctgtagggatgtttttctgtgaaagtAGCTTGTTGACTGTTTTGTACAGAGCGTTGTATAACAGTAGGCAAATGCAGATTataattatttaagaaaacatcCCACGAAATACCTAAAAATGGCTGTTATCAAACCCATCCAGCCTGACTGACCATATCAAACTACATGAGAATAATTCATTACAGGTTTGCCAGGAAGTCTGGGGATTCCCCTTCTGTGTTTACCAAATTTTTATAATATACAATTTCTCCACTTTGAATTTTTcaacactaatcccatgtggaATATTTCCTCATGCAAAGTAGCTTCCTGGATCATTATGTAAATGCTCACTGGATTCCTAAATTCACCAGACTTATTTCTCAGTATTTGTGTAAAGACTCTCACTCTGCCACCATGTTTCTCTTTGTGCTGTCGCTGCTGGTCAGCGGTTCACAAGCTTCACATTTTCTTGGCACTATGATGACTTACTACCCAGGGGAAACTCATACTAACGGATATGTATCAGTAAGTGGGCACTGTTTGTAACGTATGGCTGCCTTTAATGCTACTTAACCTCTACGTATGTAATCCACAGGTGATCCTTTGCTACAAGCACAATTTTGTCGGGTGCTCACAAAGTGACACCTGGGACTGTGATGGCAACTGCGGGTCTTGGACTCAGACGCTTTCATTAACCAAAGTGGACGAAGTTAGCAGTGAATGGTGTCAGACAGAAGGAATCATAATTTGTCAGCTTCCCAACAACACTGGATTTCAGACTAAGTGAGTCCATTTTAATGACTTACCAAATGTAGTATGACTATTTAAAATCACAGTTGACTGAGTGTTGAACTTACCTGTATAACTTGCACTATTTCATTTTGGACTTTGAATGTCATAATATACACTATAGTGGACACCTGTGTATTTGTGGATTCACCTATTCTAAGGGACATAAGTCCAAATAATTTGAAGAAATACAACATAGAgcttatctaaaatattaaaaataaaatacaatttgggaagctgaaatacctagtGGACAATGGTGGTGGGAGTTTGACAGCTATCACTTCAAGAGCTTCCCATCATCATAGTGTGGATGTTTGCATGAATGGGTGACTGAATGTAGCGTGAAGCACTTTGGGGTTCTCTAGACTtgattaaatacaataaaaatatggaGCTTCTATCTATGTGGTGGAGAACATTCTCTGCACCTGCATCACCGTGTGGCATGGTAGCTGCACTGCTGCTTAGAGCATCGCTCTGCAGAGGACTGTGGGAAGCAGCCTTTCCTCCACCTCGGACCCGTACACAGCAGGAGGGGGCCGCTCCTCATCATGAAGGTCTCCACCCAGCTGCTCCCCTCAGGCAGGAGGCTGAGGGGCATCCAGAGCAAAACCACCAGGCTGAGGAACAGTTTCTACCCTTCAGCAGCCAGACTGCTGGACTTAAACTGCACCTAATTCAGCATTAGTAGTATAGAGTACTCCAGGAGCGCCTGTAGGATATTATCACAGGGTACACACACTGTGTCACTGGACCTGACCCACAAGAGCACAGTCACATCTCCAACACGTATCAATTAAAAGTGAACCGGTGAAAGTAATTTTATGTCCCCAGTTTATCAGCTcctggaaatacaaataaaccttTTCTTGTTGGGCCTAACAAATGTGGAAACACACACTACACACAATTTGTAAAGTTTGAATACTTCTACGTAAACTTCCACTCCAGATTGGATGGCGGAGGGTggataaacagcattttaaatggTGTTGGATACTGGAGAGCTGTGGCTGCTGTTGAACTGAGGAACCGGTCCGACATTGGCAAACCCAACACATCACCACAGACCACCATCCTCCCAGCTTTAAGGTAGTtctattagcattagcatcttTGTCATGTTATAATCAAGTCGACTTCAAATTTCAAACTTCAGcgttttattgaatttaataaaatacaatttttcatACCGCTCTGGGCATTGTTCAACTATGGAtgtaatacttttttattttctctcagaGTTCCAGGAAACTGCCCAAGAACTATTAActtgttgacctttgaccctgatgGAGATGAAGTTAAATGCAGATATGGGAAAACAACAGATTCAGAGTGTAACCCCTGTAACCCTCCGCCTGTCCTCAATGTCTCATCAGTAAGtaagaaatgtttgtgtaattaataaattatgcagttactgaaatgttttactggTGTCTCatctaaatatatttagcaTAGCTATAGGTTGTTAGGTTGTCATTAATTGTGTTAAATCTACTTCTATCATCactagttttatttcagttctgcTTCTGCAGAGTCACATTTGAATCTATAAATAAACAGCATAAGTGTAATTTATAAGGGTGGGCATAAATTAAACCAGGTATTTAACTTTCTGTCATgtaatttagaatattttgGTCTCTCTTCTTTTTGCAGTCCTGTTCTCTGACATTCAGCTCCCCTGTAAGCAGCACCAGTTCTGAACTTCGTTATGCAGTCCAGCTGGTGATAGAAGATTTTCCCAGACAGACCATTACTCTGACTGAAACCGGCGGCTCACAGGAAGTGAAAACTACCGGCGACGCCATCAGCAAGATACCTTTACAGTTTGCCTTGAAAGGTACGACCCCATATTTAgatcttcttcttctacaggTACAAAAGGgctttgtttgatttaaaaaaagtcaatttcttGACTGAGCTTTGATCTTTGATTTCCTGAATTCTCTCTGTCCATTGCTTtgtctaaataaacacacaaattgCATGAATTTTCATTCTGAACCAAGATATTCAGAAAAATTAGAGTCAAACTGTTGAACCTCATAAATGCTGAGAGATTTAAAGTCCCAGATTTGGTTTTCAAATggtcaaaaatatacaatttgaTCCCAGAATCCTCTACATTGGGCCAGTCTGTGCATATTTATAGCAAAATGTAACAATTCTGGGATCTAAGTATCTATGCCACATTTGGTGCTTGTATCACCATTAGAAAGCTTCTACtaacatattattttatctgCTGCACTATTTGATTTCATATCTGTGTTTCTCGCTTTTTCTAAAACTCTCCAGTGATTCCTGAGGTGCCATCCTGTGCTGAAGGATCCTATGTGGCCAGATTTGTGCCTCCAACTCCAGACAACAGAGCTCAGAAATTCATCCAAGTCAATAAGATGCTGGAAATCAACATCAGAGCAGAAGCAACTCATTCCAAGTAAGTGAGGGAACCCATATCACAGGCGTCAAATTTTGACCTTTGCTTCACAGATAGTTTACTTCAGGAAATTTAAATGGCAAATtactgacaaacacaaacattaaaaacgcaaaatataaacattggaacagaaaatacatttatccTGAAGCTttcttcaaactaaaaaaaaaaaaaaatcctcttaaaGTGGACTTATTatataaaattgacattttgtttgtttctgttcttccatttgagtctcgactgcttctgaaaacagaccaagatctttaaaaagctcccACAAACCTGATTTTGGTATCTGGAAAATTTGCAggaatgtaacatcacaaatcagcagggactacccgtcacctagcaaccaaaatGACgtccagcccgttacctagcaacccaagctgagctccagcttATTTTGTTaactggttttaccgctgtatgtgctgtacaatggctgctggaaaagacaagtgttttgttgttgactcaccTCCCAGAAACCTCTTGCTATATTCAaaaggctccacttctgctcttcaaagatgtatggttgtataattgcgcagcTGTTTGCCAACCATTTTCACGTGCAGCTGATATTTGCATGACGACTGCAATATCTGTTTCCTGTTGAAGCGTTACTGGACTCCTGTTCAGCGGGCCTCACATGGTATCTAAGAGTTCATCCGGATCAGGAAGCTTCACCCTGAGGTGGACACCATCCGCAAGAGAAAGTGGACAGAGCACagatctgttttgttgttgagacGAGGTTAGTACTATTATAATGTTGGATGGACGTCACAcaacttcaaaatgaaaagataaaagtctgaatatgttaaacaaaaacaaagagttaaGTGATCATCAACCAGATTCATGTGAGTTTAAGTAAAATTTTTAGAGATATTGCTCAGTTAAGACAAATAATAGACTCAATTTCAGAAAGAAtgaagaaattaacattttaaaccttGAAAAACTATTTAACTGTTGCTTTGAGAAGCTTCAGTTTGGTAGCAATGTCAGCATTCTTTAAGGCTGAATGGTGGATCAACAGGTTAATGATTACAAGATACTGATTTTGGACTGAGTCCTGTAGAGTCCAGAACCTAACACcacttttcttctttgattgattttatcttttttaactGCATCATTTTATTGTACTTTGAATTAAATTCTTAATTTGTTACGGTGTGCTTTGCTTTGTCGTCTTATTTTTAAGCTTTCTTTTAACTTACCAGCTTCGGCTGCTGCTGAAGTTCCTTGGCTCAAAAGCACTATCCTTTTAAAAATACCcataaataatcagaaataGCCAAAACTAGACAGTGTGTTTTAATGTACTCTTTTACACAACATTTAGGAATTGGACAGAAAGAAATTCATGGCTC
The window above is part of the Xiphophorus couchianus chromosome 14, X_couchianus-1.0, whole genome shotgun sequence genome. Proteins encoded here:
- the LOC114157409 gene encoding zinc finger protein 638-like → MSHPMYNPINPGKRMRPQGQYVHSGGQIEMNPQRPPPHPGAGSNFGSSGCTATNCGPSGGPIPSLLSLPITYRPERTMVPIEKDIGQRLDLNISRAREEAMQNSASRNTQFINVQRDTFPSTNTGMQLYLPPPAAQVNRPFTVDRGSTSLNWASAEESSKMYPSASPSFLGSGEGGKQTFAGLGNYDTSMSDKSAPPQETIKSAYTSESAVDILQQFGLLKEDLHHLTSYHKYQITPDNLPFILRQIRLEKEKRAPTSVHSTSYGEAQPMRSMGEMDPRGPVLDPDQVTLTIVNQSKVIDYGHSSKSELSSFRQLNKNTDLRQLMSEVPSKNPEPAHQAASETQVSKPPLSLIRGVHPGRPGLVLIGSSVQSHDDDQRRSTGQASKAPDLAMKNETKGGPKKQLQMHQGRRQPKNFPATKPPPLLQHMHPAPPNRGPSKMDAMTRAGPPNHLPPLTLMEDCSAATPRLFPHTCSLCIKQCTNLKDWLSHQNTVLHRGNTTLLRERYPEWDGRTPEFLSASALHSHPEYTTPGHNLQNRQQTSFQENVSRSLSPHRRRQSEVRKEKQGKRFSPARPQSPLHHHGSESRRERRSGRSQSPHTSKHTHRPRSDSYDRQTSSHYRSRSRSYDRLSSPRRREAERLSPRRSYEHRSSPRRSDERRSSPRRSYERQSSGERSVSQHRRSISADRLAKRILGKKAVQSLSKQSDLEAMVKTLAPVLLAELVNLKSSAASSSSKTEKTSSHKSSKATSSGTSSSTKPAPARSTTPCMVTFSGVFSSLSHTDMVESMEKYGKVKSLLMYRLTKKARVIFEKAEDAKKLQCLTRCIVNGLPIFVDKPLGITLKKSLQKTAPQKKSDVSSSGTTKSHVTVKVKKPASSKTKNTTAGKFVSKAKVLVSKAKGISIKQVSKTVSKSSTNAKSTGKMVGGKNEASVVPKSKLARKRPAAHKAKKLVMNSKPVRDGVKSAPIKASKVRKQPNKTIAGKTSKPKTTVTAEEKSAKAEEKSVKSEEKSVKTLSEKLKSTVTSSSVEYWKTKTEAGQKRNWSIRKADAWRVFQTPAKASAESSTITSVSDPGKNVAELRHVDDNSFKTLTTAINKNRPTKGATSESKNKESTTVSMTTPEDAKQKNPPHAKVNDKTINSLGEFGELDFYSGDFVTVDEINEDVEDMVVEVHPSSSKPTSRETKDEQSSASRKTSTKSASSSFKSSKGNSSSQSTSSSADNQKSVHEFKKSQTKTTSAKGTKSSSSLSKSVKTPPSFGQKFQSNQSKRPVRSSKPSSSGGSVCSPVAATKSSVKTQSVHKKDLKPAQGAVAKSDHQVSAESCSAIKDESINEMKKTQAKGKKNGKSTEEKTDNENKQVLDSINEKSDEQKNKENQDRRTEIQIPGSEQDHVIQQGADNDNGRSDECQKMEVDESTKLQDGALKDQAATADDGEEVPTMTQVSENDETKEAQTSDGSSVRDTSDKNQVTSEETNQTPNSSGVKQKDDILLSERVCETSKEVGQTSNEEDHNGSKDTLKDLKLVVSTDLLSKADDEPADEESYEVIDSLDDPPTIIQTESEQAARDSKIVSRDLKPTRQGQSKSKTSEGENEQSPKEQDKTKLPVRTKDSKTEKEEESLKDLEEMVYEVVDSVEDDSVKEPSTTGSCSRRRTPRGNKKDEKTSTPVEEPKKSDRKEEDVFTVLDSVEKESPSDKPVVTRSARGRKQNAAKKVEQNTKTKQDKIPTRRRHTPVRDSKEKDGEKTPNKDVPLKESAPTKTSDTGEADATHQELDNVEYDQPTTQKPRRGRPKRDSKTSKKTVEEKEEPVYQIVDSLEQDQEKNKTVGSSLQKERETNDNTVSSQIKDPQQATGGEDDETGVAKEDQPEEKQRSTSKIDFKKEEKRKELPKTNNATSTDVLLSLSAEKEVGASGKTASDETKNHEEDMEKMEVATDESVILPERGEKDVSDAATYNREITEEETQEVVAPNEAEEDRLKKQGTQEQSVGRLQAQNLSTSDEAGKIDEKEDKEENVQTSNSSKRKHDDNTVVDKWEKELVEPEAKRSCSQSPNVPVDFQLPAFNPSNPMGEEFVVPKSGFFCNLCSIFYFNETTAKKIHCSSQKHYDNLQKHYQKVKLKTS
- the LOC114157410 gene encoding uncharacterized protein LOC114157410, producing the protein MQSSFLDHYVNAHWIPKFTRLISQYLCKDSHSATMFLFVLSLLVSGSQASHFLGTMMTYYPGETHTNGYVSVILCYKHNFVGCSQSDTWDCDGNCGSWTQTLSLTKVDEVSSEWCQTEGIIICQLPNNTGFQTKLDGGGWINSILNGVGYWRAVAAVELRNRSDIGKPNTSPQTTILPALRVPGNCPRTINLLTFDPDGDEVKCRYGKTTDSECNPCNPPPVLNVSSSCSLTFSSPVSSTSSELRYAVQLVIEDFPRQTITLTETGGSQEVKTTGDAISKIPLQFALKVIPEVPSCAEGSYVARFVPPTPDNRAQKFIQVNKMLEINIRAEATHSNVTGLLFSGPHMVSKSSSGSGSFTLRWTPSARESGQSTDLFCC